The sequence ATGACGGAGAGATCGGGAATGAAGCTGGGCATGGCTGGCTCCGATGCGGATGCTCCCTTCTATCACCGGGTCATTGCCGCGAAAGCGGGAATCCACTCTTTGAGCGACGCGTTCGATCGCCGTGCGGCCACAACCACCGCGTCATCCCGGCGGAGGCCGGGATCCATATCCGTGGCGCGCCGACAGATCCAGCGACGGGAGAACTCACTGCATGAATTCCGGCCTTCGCCGGAAAGACATTGGCGTGGTCGCGTATCGAGCCAACATCAACCCAGCGGCAGTTCATAACTCCGCTTGATGGTCTCCATGGGCACATCGGTCTTGACCGACTGCACGGACGGAATACGCATCAGATAATCGGACTGGAAGCGCCAATAAGCATGGAGGTCCGCCGTCACGATGCGCATGATGGCGTCGCATTCGCCCGTCGTCAGGTAGCATTCGGCGACTTCGGGGAATTTGCGTACCGTCTCGGCAAACTGGTTGGTGGTCTCGGCATCCTGGGTCTTGAACCAGATGCGGGCAAAGACGGTGAGGCCCAGCCCGATGGCGGGGCCGTTGAGCACGGCGGTATACTGGTCGATGATGCCGCGGTCCTCGAGCAGCTTGACCCGGCGCAGGCAGGGGGAGGGGGAAAGACCCACTTCGTTGGCCAGTTCGACATTGGACATGCGGGCGTTGCGCTGCAATGCTCGGAGGATGCGGCGATCGATGGCGTCCAGCGTTTCTGGCATGTCGTGCGTCCTGCATGTGATTTCATGGCAGATTATGCCAATTTATGTGCCAAGGCTGCGATAATCGCAAGTTCATTGCGCAAGAGCTGGACTATTGTGTCGCCAATCTGAACAGGAGCGGTTGCCAATGGCGAAAGACATCAAAAAGGTCGTGCTGGCCTATTCGGGGGGCCTGGACACCTCCATCATCCTCAAGTGGTTGCAGGAGACCTACCAGTGCGAGGTGGTGACCTTCACCGCCGACCTCGGCCAGGGCGAAGAGCTCGAGCCGGCGCGCAAGAAGGCCGAGATGTTCGGCATCAGGGATATCCGCATCGAGGACCTGCGCGAGGAATTTGTCCGTGACTTCGTTTTCCCCATGTTCCGCGCCAATGCGGTCTATGAGGGCGTCTATCTGCTGGGTACCTCGATCGCCCGCCCGCTGATCGCCAAGCGGCTGGTCGAGATCGCCCAGGAAACCGGGGCCGACGCCATTTCCCATGGTGCCACCGGCAAGGGCAATGACCAGGTGCGGTTCGAACTGACTGCCAATGCGCTCGATCCCTCGATCAAGGTGATCGCCCCCTGGCGCGAATGGGACCTCAGGAGCCGCACCCAGCTGCTTGACTATGCCGAGCGCAACCAGATCCCGATCGCCAAGGACAAGCGCGGCGAAGCCCCGTTCTCGGTCGATGCCAACCTGCTTCACACCTCGTCCGAAGGCATGGTGCTGGAAGATCCGGCGATCCCGGCGCCCGACTATGTGGCCCAGCGCACCGTCGATCCGGAACAGGCGCCCGACCAGGCCGAGATCATCACCATCGGATATGAGAAGGGTGACCCGGTCTCGGTCAATGGCGTGCGCCTCTCGCCGGCGGCCCTGCTCACCAAGCTCAACGAGCTGGGCGGCAAGCATGGCGTGGGCCGGCTGGACCTGGTCGAAAACCGCTTCGTCGGCATGAAGTCGCGCGGGCTCTACGAAACCCCCGGCGGCACCATCATGCTGGTGGCGCATCGCGGCATTGAATCGATCACGCTCGACCGTGGCGAGGCTCACCTCAAGGACGAGCTGATGCCCAAATATGCCGAGCTGATCTATAACGGCTTCTGGTTCGCCCCCGAGCGCGAGATGCTGCAGGCCCTGATCGACAAGAGCCAGCATTATGTGACCGGCGAAGTCACGGTGAAGCTCTACAAGGGCTCGGCAACGGTTATCGCCCGCACCTCGCCGCATTCGCTCTATTCGATGGACCTGGTGACCTTCGAAGAGGGTGCCGTGGCCTATGATCACAAGGATGCGGCCGGTTTCATCCGCCTCAACGGATTGCGGCTCAAAACCTATGCGGCTCGCAACAAGAAGGCGCGCGGCTGATCGCCGGCACTCATGAATGGCCCGGATTGCGCCCCAATGCGTCCGGGCCCAGGCGCCGGCTTAAACCATCGTTAACGAGATCAAACTAGCTTCCCTTCCAGCGTCGTGCAGAAGCATTGAGACGGGGGGTCGGCGGGTGCGAGCAGAAGACGCTGGCAGCTTGAGCGAAATGGCTGAGGCTTTGCTGCTCGACGCCGCGCTCGAGAACATCCCCTATGGCTTCTGCGTCTGGTCCCCCCAGTTCCGGCTGGTGATGTGGAACAAGAACTATCGCGACATCTATGGTTTTTCCGCGGATGCCCTTTATCGCGGCATGACGCTGGAGGAAGTGGTCCAGCTCAGCGGCCAGCTGGGCAACCATCCCGACCAGCGTCCCGATGACTTCTACGAGGCCTATACCGCCGAACTGCTGGCCAACAGGAGCGGGGCGCGCACCAAGAGCCAGGAAGTCGTGCATGGGGGCCGCACCATCGAGACGGCCCATATCTATTCGCCGGCCCTGGGCTGGGTGGTGACGCATGAGGACATCACCGACGAGCTCGCCCGCACCGAAGTGGTCGCCAAGCGCAAGCTGGAGCTCGAGCGGCAGAACATCCGCCTGGACGCCGCCGTCAACAACATCTCGCAGGGCCTGTGCATGATGGACGCCAAGGGGCGTCTGGTCATCTGCAACGAGCCCTATGCGCGCATCTACAATCTGCCGCCGAACCTGATCAAGCCGGGCACCATGCTCGAGGACATTCTCAGCCACCTGTTCGATACGGGCATGGAGGCGGGCAGCACGCGCGAGGAATATATCGCCTGGCGGCGCGAGGTGATCGCCCGTCGCGAATATGGCAAGAACATCCACGAGCTCAATGGCCGCACCATCATGATGCAGCATCATCCGATGAAGGATGGCGGCTGGGTGTCGACCCACGAGGATATTACCGAGCAGCGGCAGAACGAGGCGCGCATCCGCCACCTGGCGCGCCATGACGCGCTGACCGACCTGCCCAACCGCATCGAATTCCTCGAACAGATGGCCAAGACCGAGGCCGGCCTCAGCCGCGGCGAAATGGCGGCCGTCCTCTATATCGATCTCGATCACTTCAAGGCGGTCAACGATACGCTGGGACACGCAGTGGGCGACGAAGTCATCAAGCAGGCCTCGGCGCGGCTCTGGGGCACGACGCGCGAAACCGATGTTCTGGCGCGCCTGGGTGGCGACGAATTTGCCCTGCTGATGCGCCCCATCGATAGCGCGGCCGATGCCGCCAAGGTGGCCGACCGCATCATCAAGGCCATCGGCCAGCCCATGCTGATCGGCGGCCAGCAGGTGGAGATCGGCGCCAGCGTGGGCATTGCGGTGGGTCCGGGCGACGGGGTCAAGACCGACACTCTGGTCAAGAATGCCGACCTTGCGCTCTACAAGGCCAAGAGTGAGGGCCGTTCGACCTATCACTTCTTCGAGGCCGGCATGGATGCGGACCTCCAGTCGCGGCGCTCCATCGAAGCCGGCCTGCGCCTGGCCTTGCAGCGGGCCGAACTGCGCCTGGTGTTCCAGCCCCTGCTCGGGCTGGGGGAGAACCGGGTCACCTGCGTCGAGGCGCTGCTGCGCTGGGATCACGAGGGGCGAACCATCTCGCCGGTGGAGTTCATCCCCATTGCCGAGGAAACCGGCCTCATCGCGCCGATCGGCGAATGGGTACTGCGCGAAGCATGCAAGATCGCGGCGACCTGGCCGGGGGACGTGCGCGTTGCGGTCAATCTCTCGCCGGTGCAGTTCAAGAGCCGGGACCTCTTGAGCATCGTCAAGTCGGCGCTCCAGGAAGCGCGCATCCCCGCCACCCGGCTCGAGCTCGAAATCACCGAGTCGCTGCTGCTGGCGGAGAACGACACCAACCTCAAGGTGCTGCACGACCTGCGCGCCATGGGCGTGCGGATCTCGATGGACGATTTCGGCACCGGCTATTCTTCATTGAGCTACCTGCGCAGCTTCCCCTTCGACAAGATCAAGATCGACCGCTCCTTCATGCGCGACCTCACCAGCCGCAGCGACAGCCAGGCCATTATCCGGGCGGTGATCGGGCTGGGGCAGTCGCTGGGCATGTCGACTGCCGCCGAGGGGGTGGAAACCGAGGAACAGCTCGAAATGGTGCGCGCACTGGGAGCCTCGGAAGTTCAGGGCTTCCTCTTCTCGCCCCCTCTGCCGCCCGCCGCGCTCGCCAGCCTGCTTCATACCGAGGCCGCCAAGCAGCAGCCGGAACGCAAGAAGGCGTCGTAGCGCCACGATGTGGCCTGTGGGGGGTGAGGCTTTTCTGCCACAACCAAATGGCACCAGCCATTTCGTGGCGGCAAGATGACTTTTTTGTGTTGCGGCCATGGGCTTAGCAGTGCAGATAACAGCGAACTTCTTTATGGGAACAACTTTATGATCATCCGTTCGTTGGCCGTTGCCGCCGTCGCTCTGCTCTCCACCACCGCTGCTTATGCTGCCGACCTGATCATCCCGACCTCGCCCGAGCCTATCATGGAATCGGCTGGTTTCTCCTGGGACGGCCTCTATGCCGGCGTCCAGGGCGGTGGCCAGTTCTACCCGGGCACGACCTATGGCCTGCTGGGCGCCCATGTCGGCGTGAACTTCATCGTTGCCGATCCCGTGCTGATCGGCCTCGAAGGTTCGGCTGAGTGGATCTTCAACAACACTGCCAGCTTCGGCGAATTCTTCATCAATGGCCGCCTGGGCGCTGTCGTCACCGACGAAGTGCTGATCTACGCGCTGGCCGGTACGGGTGTTGAAGTCAACAATGCAGGCAACACCTTCGGCACCTACCAGCTCGGTGGTGGCGTGGAATTTGCCGTGACCGACTCGATCTCGGTTCGTGGCCAGCTGGTTGGCGTTGGCTTCTACAACGACGGCAACAACAACTTCTTCGACGGCGCCAAGGCAACCGTCGGCGTCAGCTACCACTTCTAATCTCGCATACGTTGTAGATGTCGGGAGCTGGGGGCACTCACCGCTTCTATGGACGTCATCAACGGGAGATGACCGCGCGACCGTAGTCAAACCTCAGCGTCGTCATCTTGAGAGCGGCAATCCGAAAGGGTTGCCGCTCTTTCATTTGGCCGGCCCGATTTACCCTGCGGACGGGTTTCGAGGCGCCGCAACCCACCTCTGCGCGGCCTGCGCTTGTGGAAAACCCCTTCTTCCTGTAAGGCAGCGCCAAATGCGCCGGTTCTCGTGTTCTTGCGGGGTGGGCGCCCTGTAATTCCTGCATGGTCCAGCCGTTTGCCGCCGCCCCTTCGCGGCCCAAGGTTTTGGGATCATGCCAAAGAGGCTGATCCCATATGTCGCTGCGCAACATCGCCATCATCGCCCACGTTGACCACGGCAAGACCACGCTGATCGACGTGCTGCTCAAGCAGTCCGGCTCATTCCGCGAAAACGAGCGCGTCGAAGAACGCGCCATGGACAGCAACGACATCGAGCGCGAGCGCGGCATCACCATCCTGGCCAAGGTGACGTCCCTCCTCTGGAAGGACACCCGCATCAATATCGTGGACACGCCCGGCCACGCCGACTTCGGCGGCGAAGTCGAGCGCATCCTCTCCATGGTCGATGGCGTGGTCATCCTGGTGGACGCCGCCGAAGGCCCGATGCCGCAGACCAAGTTCGTGCTGGGCAAGGCGCTCAAGCAGGGCCTCCGGCCGATCGTCGCCATCAACAAGATCGACAAGGCCGACGAGCGGCACCTCGAAGTGCTCGAGGAGATCTTCGACCTCTTCATCGCCCTCGATGCAACCCCCGAGCAGCTCGACTTCCCGGTGCTCTATGGCTCGGCCAAGCAGGGCTGGATGGCCATGGAACCCGAGGGTCCCAAGAACGACCTGGGCCCGCTGCTCGACAAGGTCATCGAACACGTGCCGGAGCCGGCCGTGGAAGAAGGCGCCTTCCGCATGCTGGTCACCACCATCGAGCGCAACCCGTTCCTGGGCCGTATCCTCACCGGTCGCATCACCTCCGGTTCGGTCAAGGCCAACGACGCCATCCACACGCTCAACCGTGAAGGCAAGGAAGTCGAGAAGGGCCGCGTCTCCAAGGTCCTGGCTTTCCGTGGCCTCGAGCGCACCCCGATCGAAGTCGGCCAGGCCGGCGACATCGTCGCCATTGCCGGTCTTGTGACCTCGACCGTGGCCGATACGCTCTGCGCCACCTCGGTCACCAAGGCCATCGAATCCAAGCCGATCGATCCGCCGACGCTGTCGGTGACCTTCCGCATCAATGACGGCCCGCTGGCCGGTCGCGAAGGCGACAAGGTGCAGTCGCGCGTCATCCGCGAGCGCCTGTTCCGCGAAGCCGAAGGCAATGTGGCCATTCGCGTCACCCCCGGCGATGACAACGACTCCTACGACGTGGCCGGCCGCGGCGAACTCCAGCTCGCCGTCTTGATCGAAAACATGCGCCGCGAAGGCTTCGAGCTCACCATCGGCCGCCCCAAGGTGCTGTTCAAGGAAGAGAACGGCCAAAAGCTCGAGCCGGTCGAGGAAGTCATCATCGACGTCGATGACGAATTCACCGGCACGGTCGTGCAGAAGCTCACCGAGCGCAAGGGCGAGCTCACCGACATGCGTCCCTCCGGCGTCGGCCGCACCCGCATCCAGCTGCTGGTGCCCACCCGCTCGCTGATCGGCTACCAGCCGGAGCTGCTCTCCGACACCCGCGGCACCGCCATCTTCAACCGCCTGTTCCACTCCTTCGTGCCGTTCAAGGGCGACCTGCCGGGCCGTCGCACGGGCGTGCTGATCTCGAACGCCACCGGACAGTCCGTGGCCTTCGCCCTGTGGAACCTCGAAGAGCGTGGCCCGATGATGATCGACGCCGGCGTCGACGTCTATGAAGGCATGATCATCGGCGAGCACAGCAGGGACAACGATCTCGAAGTGAACCCGCTCAAGGGCAAGCAGCTGACCAATATCCGCACCACGTCCAAGGACGAAGCGGTGCGCCTGACCACGCCCAAGAAGCTGACGCTGGAACAGTCGCTCGGCTACATTGCCGAAGACGAGTATGTGGAAGTGACCCCCAAGTCGATCCGCCTGCGCAAGATCTGGCTCGACCCCAACGACCGCAAGCGCATGAGCCGCGCCGCCAAGTCGGCTTAGCCGCCTGTTGGGCTCTCGCACCTAGTTTACACCACGTCATTGCCCGGCTTTGTCCGGGCAATCCATTTCTTGGCAGCCATGGACCACCGGGACAGGTCCGGTGGTGACGACGACGAGACCATGAGGACGCAAGGCATGACCGACTGGATCATCCAGACCATTTCCGATCTGGGCTATCTCGGCATTTTCCTCGTCATGCTGGCGGAATCGATCTTTCCGCCCATCCCGTCTGAACTGATCATCCCCTTTGCCGGCTTTGCCGCCGCCAATGGCGATCTCAACCTCTATGGCGTCATCGCCACGGCAACCTTTGGCGCCGTGGTGGGCATGCTGCCCTGGTATTTTGCCGGGCGGCTGTTCGGCCTCGATCGCGTGCGCTGGCTGGCCGACCGCTTCGGGCGGCTGATGGCCTTCAACGCCGACGAGATCGACACTGCGGTAAGCTGGTTCAACCGCTTCGGGCCCATCATCGTGCTGTTCGGCAGGCTGATGCCGATCATCCGCACGCTGATTTCCATTCCGGCCGGCCTCGCCCGCATGAGCCTGCCGGTGTTCCTGCTGGCCTCGACCGCCGGGGCGCTGATTTGGAACACCTTCCTGACACTGGCCGGCTATATCCTGCACGAGCACTATGAGAGCATCGAGGTGGTGCTCGATCCGCTGAGCTACCTGGTGCTCGGCCTGGTGGTGCTGCTCTACCTGTTCAAGGTCGCCACCTGGAAGCCGAGCGTCTCGCGCGCCTGATCGCAATTTGCGATCCGCCTTGCATTCTGCAAGGCAGCTGCCTGTCGCAGAATGCGATTGTTCACGACCCCTTAATCTCTGCCCGCCGGTTCGCCGCAGGGCAGGTGTTGGCACGCTTCGTGCAATGGAGCGGCTGTCCGGAGAGTGTAGTTCTGCGTACCGGATCCAAAGTCATCGAGCCTCGTTCCGTGCGACCGGAGCGAGGCTCATGCTTTGGCGCCCGCCCTTGCCGCAAGGTCTTTCACCCACTAGATAATCCCAGACCTGTTTTCCGGAGACGCCCATGCGCGCCGTGCTCGATGTCATTCTCGTGCTCCTCGATCTTTATCGCTGGGTGCTGATCGCCATGATCATCATGAGCTGGTTGATCTCGTTCAACGTGATCAACACGCGCAATGCCTTCGTCGACGGCGTGTGGCGGGTGCTCAATCAGCTGACCGAGCCGGTGCTGCGCCCCATCCGCCGGGTGATGCCGAATTTCTCGGGCCTCGATATCAGCCCGATCATCGCCTTCATCGCGATCTTCTTCATCCAGCAGATCATCTTCTACTACGTCTATCCGGCCGTCATCCGCGCCGGCATCTAGCCCTGTCGCAGCCGCCCAAATGCTATCGGCTCAGCCCAGGCGGGCTGAGCCTTTTCGTTCGTGTCACCCCCAATGGCGGGCGCGACGCAATCGAGGGCGTCGAGACCAGGGATGATGGCACGGCCGTGCTGCGGGTCCGGGTCAGCGCGGTGCCCGACAAGGGCAAGGCCAATGCAGCCGTCGTGGCGTCGCTGGCCCGGGCGCTCGGTGTGCCGAAATCGGCGGTGAGCGTCGTGAGTGGAGAGACGGCGCGGATGAAGACGCTTGATGTGGCAGGGGATGGCGCGGCGCTGATTGAGAAGCTCACGGCTCTTGCCCTCCCTCCCCCTTGAGGGGAGGGCCGGGGAGGGGGTCCTTCAGGGGTCATCCAAACGACCCCCACCCTCAATCCCTCCCCTCAAGGGGGAGGGAGGCGATAGAGCCAATACCCTCCAGGCCATTCCCCCACCGCGACAAATCAACGCATTTTCCATTGCTTAACCCCTCAATCCGGCTAATCTCGCCTGCGGAAGGGGCTCTAGGAGGGCAGGGCGTGCGGGTTGGAGGACCGGCACTGCCATTGCGTTGAGTCCCCGGAGGTAAATCTAGAGGGACTGTTTCGATGACTTTGGCACTCTGGCTGATCGTCCTGTGTGGCGCTC comes from Devosia oryziradicis and encodes:
- a CDS encoding outer membrane protein → MIIRSLAVAAVALLSTTAAYAADLIIPTSPEPIMESAGFSWDGLYAGVQGGGQFYPGTTYGLLGAHVGVNFIVADPVLIGLEGSAEWIFNNTASFGEFFINGRLGAVVTDEVLIYALAGTGVEVNNAGNTFGTYQLGGGVEFAVTDSISVRGQLVGVGFYNDGNNNFFDGAKATVGVSYHF
- a CDS encoding putative bifunctional diguanylate cyclase/phosphodiesterase translates to MAEALLLDAALENIPYGFCVWSPQFRLVMWNKNYRDIYGFSADALYRGMTLEEVVQLSGQLGNHPDQRPDDFYEAYTAELLANRSGARTKSQEVVHGGRTIETAHIYSPALGWVVTHEDITDELARTEVVAKRKLELERQNIRLDAAVNNISQGLCMMDAKGRLVICNEPYARIYNLPPNLIKPGTMLEDILSHLFDTGMEAGSTREEYIAWRREVIARREYGKNIHELNGRTIMMQHHPMKDGGWVSTHEDITEQRQNEARIRHLARHDALTDLPNRIEFLEQMAKTEAGLSRGEMAAVLYIDLDHFKAVNDTLGHAVGDEVIKQASARLWGTTRETDVLARLGGDEFALLMRPIDSAADAAKVADRIIKAIGQPMLIGGQQVEIGASVGIAVGPGDGVKTDTLVKNADLALYKAKSEGRSTYHFFEAGMDADLQSRRSIEAGLRLALQRAELRLVFQPLLGLGENRVTCVEALLRWDHEGRTISPVEFIPIAEETGLIAPIGEWVLREACKIAATWPGDVRVAVNLSPVQFKSRDLLSIVKSALQEARIPATRLELEITESLLLAENDTNLKVLHDLRAMGVRISMDDFGTGYSSLSYLRSFPFDKIKIDRSFMRDLTSRSDSQAIIRAVIGLGQSLGMSTAAEGVETEEQLEMVRALGASEVQGFLFSPPLPPAALASLLHTEAAKQQPERKKAS
- a CDS encoding DedA family protein, producing MTDWIIQTISDLGYLGIFLVMLAESIFPPIPSELIIPFAGFAAANGDLNLYGVIATATFGAVVGMLPWYFAGRLFGLDRVRWLADRFGRLMAFNADEIDTAVSWFNRFGPIIVLFGRLMPIIRTLISIPAGLARMSLPVFLLASTAGALIWNTFLTLAGYILHEHYESIEVVLDPLSYLVLGLVVLLYLFKVATWKPSVSRA
- a CDS encoding Lrp/AsnC family transcriptional regulator; the encoded protein is MPETLDAIDRRILRALQRNARMSNVELANEVGLSPSPCLRRVKLLEDRGIIDQYTAVLNGPAIGLGLTVFARIWFKTQDAETTNQFAETVRKFPEVAECYLTTGECDAIMRIVTADLHAYWRFQSDYLMRIPSVQSVKTDVPMETIKRSYELPLG
- a CDS encoding argininosuccinate synthase, coding for MAKDIKKVVLAYSGGLDTSIILKWLQETYQCEVVTFTADLGQGEELEPARKKAEMFGIRDIRIEDLREEFVRDFVFPMFRANAVYEGVYLLGTSIARPLIAKRLVEIAQETGADAISHGATGKGNDQVRFELTANALDPSIKVIAPWREWDLRSRTQLLDYAERNQIPIAKDKRGEAPFSVDANLLHTSSEGMVLEDPAIPAPDYVAQRTVDPEQAPDQAEIITIGYEKGDPVSVNGVRLSPAALLTKLNELGGKHGVGRLDLVENRFVGMKSRGLYETPGGTIMLVAHRGIESITLDRGEAHLKDELMPKYAELIYNGFWFAPEREMLQALIDKSQHYVTGEVTVKLYKGSATVIARTSPHSLYSMDLVTFEEGAVAYDHKDAAGFIRLNGLRLKTYAARNKKARG
- the typA gene encoding translational GTPase TypA: MSLRNIAIIAHVDHGKTTLIDVLLKQSGSFRENERVEERAMDSNDIERERGITILAKVTSLLWKDTRINIVDTPGHADFGGEVERILSMVDGVVILVDAAEGPMPQTKFVLGKALKQGLRPIVAINKIDKADERHLEVLEEIFDLFIALDATPEQLDFPVLYGSAKQGWMAMEPEGPKNDLGPLLDKVIEHVPEPAVEEGAFRMLVTTIERNPFLGRILTGRITSGSVKANDAIHTLNREGKEVEKGRVSKVLAFRGLERTPIEVGQAGDIVAIAGLVTSTVADTLCATSVTKAIESKPIDPPTLSVTFRINDGPLAGREGDKVQSRVIRERLFREAEGNVAIRVTPGDDNDSYDVAGRGELQLAVLIENMRREGFELTIGRPKVLFKEENGQKLEPVEEVIIDVDDEFTGTVVQKLTERKGELTDMRPSGVGRTRIQLLVPTRSLIGYQPELLSDTRGTAIFNRLFHSFVPFKGDLPGRRTGVLISNATGQSVAFALWNLEERGPMMIDAGVDVYEGMIIGEHSRDNDLEVNPLKGKQLTNIRTTSKDEAVRLTTPKKLTLEQSLGYIAEDEYVEVTPKSIRLRKIWLDPNDRKRMSRAAKSA
- a CDS encoding YggT family protein, producing the protein MRAVLDVILVLLDLYRWVLIAMIIMSWLISFNVINTRNAFVDGVWRVLNQLTEPVLRPIRRVMPNFSGLDISPIIAFIAIFFIQQIIFYYVYPAVIRAGI
- a CDS encoding DUF167 family protein, with amino-acid sequence MSQPPKCYRLSPGGLSLFVRVTPNGGRDAIEGVETRDDGTAVLRVRVSAVPDKGKANAAVVASLARALGVPKSAVSVVSGETARMKTLDVAGDGAALIEKLTALALPPP